The following coding sequences lie in one Haematobia irritans isolate KBUSLIRL chromosome 3, ASM5000362v1, whole genome shotgun sequence genomic window:
- the mei-38 gene encoding meiotic 38 isoform X1, with the protein MTSFNIKATEIQMNFDWDDIDVGNNSLDHSENFFAIKHFEHERLENIELLQEEMAKAELQDIDDECVVYKIEKHDNSTMCENEQNVDEDKENQESSPKSNHNNDSKNSIEEPRTSPVDDKLNADKTPKSEPHLDDTAPPTKVPSKMKLVCQWSTQKPITTKCSATGSSKGAISKNMPPPPQAYLVKDVYQKKREEAEKRRLEEERKRREFHSRPVPNFSTYHQMLEKKKPAHAFTVAVTPQVLKKSKEAEEKRRKRLEEWKQKSQTPKFESRPPTVLKEKPFVPEKKPLVIQQCPFNLHTEKRLAERKHYDEAKHKALEEKRKQVEIEEEERKRREEERIRELRKAATFKARPNPFRH; encoded by the exons ATGACATCTTTCAACATTAAAGCGACAGAGattcaaatgaatttcgattggGATGATATAGACGTGGGCAATAATAGTTTAGATCACTCGGAAAATTTCTTCG CTATAAAGCATTTTGAGCATGAACGGCTGGAGAATATTGAACTTTTACAAGAAGAAATGG CAAAAGCTGAACTTCAGGATATCGATGATGAATGTGTAGTTTATAAGATTGAAAAACATGACAATAGCACCATGTGTGAAAATGAGCAAAACGTAGACGAAGATAAGGAAAATCAAGAATCTTCGCCGAAATCAAATCATAACAACGATAGTAAAAATAGTATCGAGGAACCCAGAACATCGCCGGTTGATGATAAGCTAAATGCCGATAAAACTCCTAAATCCGAGCCACATTTAGATGATACTGCACCACCAACAAAAGTTCCATCTAAAATGAAACTAGTTTGCCAATGGTCCACACAAAAACCGATAACTACAAAATGTTCAGCTACGGGGTCTTCTAAAGgggctatttctaaaaatatgccACCGCCTCCACAAGCTTACCTAGTAAAGGATGTCTATCAGAAAAAACGTGAAGAAGCCGAAAAGCGAAGGCTAGAGGAAGAACGTAAACGAAGAGAATTTCATTCTCGaccagtaccaaatttcagtacaTATCAccaaatgttagaaaaaaagAAACCTGCACATGCATTTACAGTGGCCGTGACACCACAggttctcaaaaaatctaaggAGGCCGAGGAAAAACGACGAAAAAGG CTTGAAGAATGGAAACAAAAAAGCCAAACCCCCAAATTCGAATCCCGTCCACCAACAGTTCTTAAAGAAAAACCATTTGTGCCCGAAAAGAAACCTCTTGTGATTCAACAGTGTCCTTTCAATTTGCATACAGAAAAACGTCTAGCGGAAAGAAAACATTATGACGAGGCCAAACACAAAGCATTGGAGGAAAAACGAAAACAGGTAGAAATT
- the mei-38 gene encoding meiotic 38 isoform X2 gives MTSFNIKATEIQMNFDWDDIDVGNNSLDHSENFFAIKHFEHERLENIELLQEEMAKAELQDIDDECVVYKIEKHDNSTMCENEQNVDEDKENQESSPKSNHNNDSKNSIEEPRTSPVDDKLNADKTPKSEPHLDDTAPPTKVPSKMKLVCQWSTQKPITTKCSATGSSKGAISKNMPPPPQAYLVKDVYQKKREEAEKRRLEEERKRREFHSRPVPNFSTYHQMLEKKKPAHAFTVAVTPQVLKKSKEAEEKRRKRLEEWKQKSQTPKFESRPPTVLKEKPFVPEKKPLVIQQCPFNLHTEKRLAERKHYDEAKHKALEEKRKQEEEERKRREEERIRELRKAATFKARPNPFRH, from the exons ATGACATCTTTCAACATTAAAGCGACAGAGattcaaatgaatttcgattggGATGATATAGACGTGGGCAATAATAGTTTAGATCACTCGGAAAATTTCTTCG CTATAAAGCATTTTGAGCATGAACGGCTGGAGAATATTGAACTTTTACAAGAAGAAATGG CAAAAGCTGAACTTCAGGATATCGATGATGAATGTGTAGTTTATAAGATTGAAAAACATGACAATAGCACCATGTGTGAAAATGAGCAAAACGTAGACGAAGATAAGGAAAATCAAGAATCTTCGCCGAAATCAAATCATAACAACGATAGTAAAAATAGTATCGAGGAACCCAGAACATCGCCGGTTGATGATAAGCTAAATGCCGATAAAACTCCTAAATCCGAGCCACATTTAGATGATACTGCACCACCAACAAAAGTTCCATCTAAAATGAAACTAGTTTGCCAATGGTCCACACAAAAACCGATAACTACAAAATGTTCAGCTACGGGGTCTTCTAAAGgggctatttctaaaaatatgccACCGCCTCCACAAGCTTACCTAGTAAAGGATGTCTATCAGAAAAAACGTGAAGAAGCCGAAAAGCGAAGGCTAGAGGAAGAACGTAAACGAAGAGAATTTCATTCTCGaccagtaccaaatttcagtacaTATCAccaaatgttagaaaaaaagAAACCTGCACATGCATTTACAGTGGCCGTGACACCACAggttctcaaaaaatctaaggAGGCCGAGGAAAAACGACGAAAAAGG CTTGAAGAATGGAAACAAAAAAGCCAAACCCCCAAATTCGAATCCCGTCCACCAACAGTTCTTAAAGAAAAACCATTTGTGCCCGAAAAGAAACCTCTTGTGATTCAACAGTGTCCTTTCAATTTGCATACAGAAAAACGTCTAGCGGAAAGAAAACATTATGACGAGGCCAAACACAAAGCATTGGAGGAAAAACGAAAACAG